The Methanobacteriaceae archaeon genome has a window encoding:
- a CDS encoding tributyrin esterase has translation MKEYVIDAKNMEEKELNRTIKEQAVYHDKIIINNPESKHDICAGLIEDVDVEINGSAGYFVGTMINKPKIHINGNAGWFAGDNMTKGELIIEGTAGDGAGQGIYGGTVIVKGNAGSRTGEIMKGGTVIIGGNSGYMTGLLMMGGKLIILGDVTDDVGESIMRGTIYVLGDVKSLGKNAVMKKTTLEDQKELKEILTKYGFELTDIDYTNFKKIVNEQ, from the coding sequence ATGAAAGAATATGTAATTGATGCAAAAAATATGGAAGAAAAAGAATTAAATCGTACTATCAAAGAACAGGCTGTATATCACGATAAAATCATTATTAACAATCCAGAATCAAAACACGACATCTGTGCAGGATTAATTGAAGATGTAGACGTAGAAATAAACGGTTCTGCAGGTTATTTTGTTGGAACAATGATAAACAAACCAAAAATCCACATCAACGGAAATGCAGGTTGGTTTGCTGGAGACAACATGACCAAAGGTGAATTGATTATTGAAGGTACTGCAGGAGATGGTGCAGGACAAGGAATCTATGGTGGAACAGTAATTGTAAAAGGAAATGCTGGATCAAGAACTGGAGAAATCATGAAAGGTGGAACAGTCATCATTGGTGGAAACAGCGGATACATGACAGGGTTACTTATGATGGGTGGAAAACTCATTATCCTCGGTGATGTAACTGATGACGTTGGTGAATCCATTATGAGAGGAACAATCTATGTTCTTGGAGACGTCAAAAGCTTAGGAAAAAATGCTGTTATGAAAAAAACAACTCTTGAAGATCAAAAAGAGTTAAAAGAAATTTTAACAAAATACGGATTTGAACTAACTGATATTGATTATACAAACTTTAAAAAAATCGTTAATGAACAATAG
- a CDS encoding Coenzyme F420 hydrogenase/dehydrogenase, beta subunit C-terminal domain: MSEHKIAMVGTPCEIMAASKLEEYADSPIAVKLGLFCMENFSYKYFGNLLKEYDLTMNDIEKFQIEKGFVSLLLKTKETVKIPLYKAKSIIRKNCNICVELTSETSDISIGSIGSDNGWSTLIIRTKKGEEIVNNAIKEKYIKAKDLTESQFKLLNRIAENKINKNLEYIEEREFFARPVLYQRERLDNEIAKEISESQFIDLKSNVIDVGACVLCGACEYICPDNLITIDDTKPRMNSECVEDCHACFAVCPRTFIPENLRNDNTKALGEYIKILSVKSVKHRHGQDGSIVTTLLDYLLTNDIITEALIVDKEDHLAWKPYAKITDDIDEVVKAGGTKYSVCPVFKPLRDIKEEVN, encoded by the coding sequence ATGAGTGAACACAAAATAGCTATGGTTGGAACACCATGTGAAATAATGGCTGCATCAAAATTAGAGGAATATGCAGATAGCCCTATTGCTGTTAAACTGGGCTTATTTTGTATGGAAAACTTTTCATACAAATACTTTGGAAATCTCTTAAAAGAATATGACTTAACAATGAACGATATTGAAAAATTCCAAATTGAAAAAGGATTTGTTTCATTATTACTTAAAACAAAAGAAACCGTTAAAATACCTCTTTACAAAGCTAAAAGCATAATCAGAAAAAATTGTAACATATGTGTCGAATTAACCTCTGAAACTTCTGACATTTCAATTGGGTCTATCGGTTCAGATAACGGATGGTCAACCTTAATAATCAGAACCAAAAAAGGAGAAGAGATTGTTAATAACGCAATTAAAGAAAAATACATCAAAGCTAAAGATCTTACCGAATCTCAATTTAAATTATTAAACAGGATTGCAGAAAATAAAATAAACAAAAACCTCGAGTATATTGAAGAAAGAGAATTCTTTGCAAGACCTGTATTATACCAAAGAGAAAGATTAGACAACGAAATAGCTAAAGAAATCTCTGAATCCCAATTCATAGATTTAAAATCTAACGTTATTGATGTTGGAGCATGCGTACTTTGTGGAGCATGTGAATACATTTGTCCTGATAATTTAATCACAATTGATGATACAAAACCAAGAATGAACAGCGAATGTGTAGAAGACTGTCATGCATGTTTTGCAGTATGTCCAAGGACTTTTATTCCTGAAAACTTAAGAAATGACAACACAAAAGCACTTGGTGAGTACATTAAAATATTATCAGTCAAATCAGTAAAACACAGACATGGTCAAGACGGATCAATTGTTACTACATTACTTGACTACTTATTAACCAACGATATCATAACAGAAGCACTTATCGTAGATAAAGAAGACCATTTAGCTTGGAAACCTTATGCAAAAATAACAGATGACATTGATGAAGTTGTTAAAGCTGGAGGAACAAAATACTCTGTTTGTCCTGTATTTAAACCGTTAAGAGATATAAAAGAGGAGGTGAACTAA
- a CDS encoding glutamate synthase-related protein — MPFTVERKQEICKQNNGRPGCCWYLCDNPKRSSCKNCYSCYSNCPHNVYEVINDEPQPIHQENCVGCKICEEMCPTHAIYVKPLPDEGRGIWSNSTMVEIKRKSQTGSYKMRGCGLTRKVPTFDDLSILPAQVSRPPIDSYRENCDTSVVLGDRFAENPIKIDTPIMIGAMSFGALSKEAKIALAIGSSKAGTIANTGEGGMLPEERHYADKLIAQYASGRFGVSASYLNNAEAVEIKIGQGAKSGMGGHLLGHKVTAEVAKVRNIPEGTAALSPARHMDIVGPEDLSMKINQLREITDWKIPIIVKFAAGRVEQDVKIAAKAGADIIVVDGMQGGTGAAPEVITEHAGIPTIEAIVKADDALKEVNLRNEVSLVAAGGIRSGADVAKAIALGADAVYIATSALISIGCKVCQTCSKGTCAKGIATQERVLRRRLDPIRKGQQVANYIEAMTQEVKSLTQQAGNTDVKKLERQDLVSLTMEAEQLTGVPMVSKKY; from the coding sequence ATGCCATTTACTGTTGAGAGAAAACAAGAAATTTGTAAACAGAATAACGGCAGACCAGGTTGTTGCTGGTACTTATGTGACAATCCTAAAAGATCATCATGTAAAAACTGTTACAGCTGCTATTCAAATTGTCCTCACAACGTATATGAAGTAATTAATGACGAACCACAGCCTATACATCAGGAAAATTGTGTAGGATGTAAAATCTGTGAAGAAATGTGTCCAACACATGCAATATACGTCAAACCACTCCCAGACGAAGGTAGAGGAATCTGGTCCAATTCAACAATGGTTGAAATCAAACGTAAAAGTCAAACCGGATCATACAAAATGCGTGGTTGTGGATTAACAAGAAAAGTACCAACATTTGATGATTTAAGCATATTACCTGCACAGGTTTCAAGACCTCCTATTGATTCTTACAGAGAAAACTGTGACACCTCAGTAGTATTAGGAGACAGATTTGCAGAAAATCCAATTAAAATTGATACCCCAATTATGATTGGAGCAATGTCCTTTGGTGCATTAAGTAAAGAAGCTAAAATTGCACTTGCTATTGGAAGTAGTAAAGCAGGAACCATAGCAAACACCGGTGAAGGAGGAATGCTTCCTGAAGAAAGACATTATGCAGATAAATTAATTGCACAATATGCATCAGGACGTTTCGGAGTTTCAGCTAGCTATTTAAACAATGCAGAAGCTGTTGAGATAAAAATTGGTCAAGGAGCAAAATCAGGAATGGGTGGACACTTATTAGGACATAAAGTAACTGCAGAAGTTGCTAAAGTAAGAAACATTCCTGAAGGAACTGCTGCTTTAAGTCCCGCAAGACACATGGATATTGTCGGACCTGAAGACTTAAGTATGAAAATCAATCAGTTAAGAGAAATTACTGACTGGAAAATACCAATTATCGTAAAATTCGCAGCAGGTAGAGTAGAACAAGATGTAAAAATTGCTGCAAAAGCTGGTGCTGATATAATTGTAGTTGACGGTATGCAAGGAGGAACTGGTGCTGCACCAGAAGTAATCACAGAACACGCAGGTATTCCCACCATTGAAGCAATTGTAAAAGCTGACGATGCTCTTAAAGAAGTTAATTTAAGAAATGAAGTAAGCCTTGTTGCTGCTGGTGGAATTAGATCTGGAGCAGATGTAGCAAAAGCAATAGCTTTAGGTGCTGATGCAGTATACATCGCAACCTCTGCATTAATCTCAATTGGATGTAAAGTCTGTCAAACCTGTTCTAAAGGAACCTGTGCAAAAGGAATTGCAACACAAGAAAGAGTCCTTAGAAGAAGATTAGATCCAATTAGAAAAGGTCAGCAAGTTGCAAACTACATAGAAGCAATGACTCAAGAGGTAAAATCATTAACACAACAAGCAGGTAACACTGATGTTAAAAAACTTGAACGTCAAGACCTTGTTTCCTTAACTATGGAAGCAGAACAATTAACTGGAGTACCAATGGTTAGTAAAAAATACTAA
- a CDS encoding PEP/pyruvate-binding domain-containing protein — MAAFDRVKSGIHGLDKALDNIRLGDNVVWNVTNLNEFSYFVNPYVKQAKEDNRNLIYIRFAKHPPLIEMSKKDFELLEAEQNNPDTEFCMIERDGIKIYQVNPYNQFETFTLEVHRIIEKEGFDAFYVFDCLSDLQAVWSTDLMMSNFFKVTCPFLFELDTVAFFPIIRGRHSYDAIAKIRETTQLFLNVYSNSPEEVYVSPLKVWNRYSQTMFLGHKYNSKTGILKVLQEGQEVSKYYKTINDSDKHQNGQTLDSWERYMLQVRMKYEKGENVDDECDKLCELMMTKDEQMLSKIKEYFTFEDYTTIYDRRVGSGLVGGKACGMLLARKIIEKNCPEIYENNLEPDDSFYIGSDLFYTYIVSNDLWDLRVKQRTEEGYYKYGKELEEGLKNGTFSDEIKKAFINILDYFGQSPIIVRSSSFLEDGYGNAFAGKYESVFCANQGSLEDRLAAFEDAVKVVYSSTMNISALEYRKLNNLDDTDEQMGLLVQRVSGSYHGNYLFPTAAGVGFSYSPYSPLPDMDNSKGMLRLVMGLGTKAVDRTKKDYPRIINLDKPEVTLMKDVKEKHKYSQHYLDVIDLKNVSLHDIPISEGLDIIPRYAKKVLVEHDKEAERMFRDRGQKREIVFANCEGIVKNSDFIDKMKTILKTLETAYDYPVDIEYTLNIGEDNSFNINLLQCRPLQVSTSTEDIEMPENKNVFFHIKQSSMGMSRKNTIDTICYVDPHKYYEYPYAQKGSISRVISNVNSYCKQNEKRAILIVPGRIGTSSPELGIPVVFADISHFSAILEESYSKVGYMPELSFGSHMFQDLVEAEIYYGALFENEKKIEFNKEMIFKHQNILKDINPNLNEDIYNMVQVIDFDKNKAELYHDMNKDETLCIFK, encoded by the coding sequence ATGGCTGCATTTGATAGGGTTAAATCTGGAATCCATGGGCTTGATAAAGCTTTAGACAATATCCGTTTAGGAGATAATGTCGTATGGAATGTTACAAATTTAAATGAATTTTCATACTTTGTAAATCCATATGTAAAGCAAGCTAAAGAGGATAATAGAAACTTAATCTATATCAGATTTGCTAAACATCCTCCATTAATTGAAATGAGCAAAAAAGACTTTGAATTGCTTGAAGCTGAACAGAACAATCCTGATACAGAATTCTGCATGATAGAACGTGACGGGATTAAAATATATCAGGTAAATCCATATAATCAGTTTGAAACATTTACTTTAGAAGTTCATAGAATTATTGAAAAAGAAGGCTTTGATGCTTTTTATGTTTTTGACTGTTTAAGTGATCTTCAGGCAGTCTGGTCAACAGATTTAATGATGAGTAACTTCTTTAAAGTTACCTGTCCATTTTTATTTGAGCTTGATACTGTAGCATTTTTCCCAATTATTCGTGGAAGACATTCATATGATGCAATAGCTAAAATTCGTGAAACTACACAGTTATTCCTAAATGTGTACTCAAATTCACCAGAAGAAGTTTATGTATCCCCTCTAAAAGTTTGGAACAGATATTCTCAGACAATGTTTTTAGGACATAAATACAACTCAAAAACTGGAATTCTTAAAGTTTTACAGGAAGGTCAGGAAGTTAGTAAGTATTATAAAACTATCAACGATTCTGACAAACATCAAAACGGACAAACCTTAGATAGCTGGGAGAGATACATGCTTCAGGTTAGAATGAAGTATGAAAAAGGAGAAAACGTTGATGACGAATGTGATAAATTATGTGAACTCATGATGACAAAAGATGAGCAAATGCTTTCAAAAATTAAGGAATACTTTACTTTTGAAGATTACACAACAATTTATGACCGTAGAGTTGGAAGCGGATTAGTAGGTGGTAAAGCCTGCGGAATGTTACTTGCAAGAAAAATTATTGAAAAAAACTGTCCAGAGATATATGAAAATAATCTTGAACCTGATGATTCCTTTTATATCGGTTCTGATTTGTTTTACACCTACATTGTCTCAAATGACTTATGGGATCTTAGAGTAAAACAGAGAACCGAAGAAGGATACTACAAATATGGAAAAGAGTTAGAAGAAGGTCTTAAAAATGGTACTTTCTCAGATGAAATTAAAAAAGCATTCATAAACATCCTTGATTATTTTGGTCAAAGCCCAATTATTGTCCGTTCAAGTAGTTTTCTTGAGGATGGTTATGGAAATGCATTTGCTGGAAAATATGAGTCAGTATTTTGTGCGAATCAGGGAAGTCTTGAAGACCGTCTAGCAGCTTTTGAAGATGCAGTAAAAGTTGTATATTCAAGTACAATGAACATTTCCGCTTTAGAATACAGGAAATTAAACAACTTAGATGATACTGATGAACAAATGGGTCTTTTAGTTCAAAGAGTTTCCGGATCATATCATGGAAACTACCTATTCCCAACTGCTGCAGGAGTAGGATTTTCCTACAGTCCATATTCACCTCTTCCAGATATGGACAACAGCAAAGGGATGCTAAGACTTGTAATGGGTCTTGGTACAAAAGCAGTAGACAGAACCAAAAAGGACTATCCTAGAATCATTAACCTCGATAAGCCTGAAGTAACTCTAATGAAAGATGTAAAAGAAAAGCACAAATATTCCCAGCATTATTTGGATGTTATTGATTTAAAAAACGTCAGTTTACATGACATTCCAATTAGTGAAGGTTTAGATATAATTCCAAGATATGCAAAAAAAGTGTTAGTTGAACATGACAAAGAAGCAGAAAGAATGTTTCGTGACCGTGGCCAAAAAAGAGAAATCGTATTTGCCAACTGTGAAGGAATTGTGAAAAACAGTGATTTCATAGACAAAATGAAAACTATCTTGAAAACCTTGGAAACTGCATATGACTATCCTGTTGATATTGAATATACTTTAAACATTGGAGAGGATAATTCGTTTAATATAAACCTATTACAATGCCGACCTCTTCAAGTTTCAACAAGTACGGAAGATATTGAAATGCCTGAAAATAAAAATGTGTTCTTCCACATTAAACAATCTTCAATGGGAATGTCTAGGAAAAATACAATAGATACAATCTGTTATGTTGATCCACACAAATATTACGAATACCCATACGCACAAAAAGGTTCAATCTCCAGAGTTATTAGTAATGTAAATAGCTATTGTAAGCAAAATGAAAAAAGAGCTATTTTAATTGTTCCTGGAAGAATTGGAACCTCCTCTCCAGAATTAGGTATTCCAGTAGTATTTGCAGACATTAGTCATTTCTCAGCAATCCTTGAAGAATCATACAGTAAAGTTGGTTATATGCCCGAGTTATCTTTTGGAAGCCACATGTTCCAAGATTTGGTAGAAGCAGAAATATATTACGGAGCATTGTTTGAAAATGAAAAGAAAATCGAATTCAATAAAGAAATGATATTTAAACATCAAAATATCTTAAAAGACATAAATCCAAACTTAAATGAAGACATATACAATATGGTGCAAGTAATAGACTTTGATAAAAATAAAGCAGAATTATATCATGACATGAATAAAGACGAAACATTGTGCATTTTTAAATAA
- a CDS encoding tRNA-dihydrouridine synthase — translation MKNIFDEVQFADLKLNSRIVRTGTWETETAEGGFLTPDVYDRYEKIASSGTGLIVSEIFALDPKDRFFPYSTNMNYRGFIKDYQMVSDIVHKYDVPILGQLAFFYYDDGENQKVEANEITEEGIRKLQSEVIMAAKKFSFAGFDGIQINMGNNFYLARFMNPYFNQRDDKYGGNTENRARISTEIIKVIKKTMDIHVSCRLNPWDARKGGMTADESIAIAKELEKAGADSIQLTARTISQIYDKGEKHPFLVYVEKLIDAIDIPVVLGGSFRDMDLINEILNSSTVDFVSMSKPFVAQPDLLADWKKNGKGVAICHSCNNCYSKKTSTCFKF, via the coding sequence ATGAAAAACATTTTTGATGAAGTTCAATTTGCTGATTTAAAACTTAACAGTCGTATTGTTAGAACTGGAACTTGGGAAACTGAAACTGCTGAAGGTGGTTTTTTAACTCCTGATGTTTATGATAGATATGAAAAAATTGCAAGTAGTGGAACCGGTTTAATTGTTTCTGAAATATTTGCACTTGATCCTAAAGACAGATTTTTCCCTTATTCAACTAATATGAATTACAGAGGTTTTATTAAAGACTATCAGATGGTTAGTGATATTGTTCACAAATATGATGTTCCAATTTTAGGTCAATTGGCATTTTTCTATTATGATGACGGGGAAAATCAAAAAGTGGAAGCTAATGAAATTACTGAAGAAGGTATAAGAAAATTACAATCTGAAGTGATAATGGCTGCTAAAAAGTTTTCATTTGCAGGTTTTGATGGAATTCAAATTAATATGGGGAATAATTTTTACCTTGCGAGATTCATGAATCCATATTTCAACCAAAGAGATGATAAATATGGTGGAAACACAGAAAATCGTGCAAGAATTTCTACTGAAATCATTAAAGTCATTAAAAAGACAATGGATATTCATGTAAGCTGCAGATTAAATCCTTGGGATGCAAGAAAAGGTGGAATGACTGCTGATGAAAGTATTGCAATTGCAAAAGAACTTGAAAAAGCAGGTGCTGACAGTATTCAACTTACAGCACGTACAATTTCACAAATTTATGATAAAGGTGAAAAACATCCATTTTTGGTTTATGTTGAAAAATTGATTGATGCTATTGATATTCCTGTTGTTTTAGGAGGATCATTTAGAGATATGGATTTAATTAATGAAATATTAAATAGCTCAACTGTTGATTTTGTTTCAATGTCAAAACCATTTGTTGCACAACCTGATTTGTTGGCTGATTGGAAGAAAAATGGAAAAGGAGTAGCTATTTGTCATAGCTGTAATAACTGCTATTCTAAAAAAACCAGTACTTGTTTTAAATTCTAG
- the oadA gene encoding sodium-extruding oxaloacetate decarboxylase subunit alpha: MAKLRFTETALRDAHQSLLATRMRTRDMIPIAEEMDKVGYFSVEAWGGATFDTCIRYLNEDPWERLRQLKSEFNKTPIQMLLRGQNLVGYKHYPDDVVTKFVEKSYENGVDIFRVFDALNDIRNMEKAIKVAKDQGAHVQGTLSYTISPVHTIDDFVDLAKELEALDCDSVAIKDMAGLITPAAAYELVSKLKEETDLLVDLHCHCTSGMTPISYYAACQAGVDILDTSISPLAWGTSQPPTESMVAALQGTEFDTGLDLKLLTSIKEYFKDIKKKYLGILDPISTSIDADVLLYQIPGGMLSNLISQLKEQNALDRYNDVLDEMPRVRKDMGYPPLVTPTSQIVGIQSVMNVLGGERYKTVSNEVKDYMKGMYGKPPAPVDEEISKKIIGDEEVITCRPADLLEPEFDKFKSEGMEKGFVKTDEDALTYALYPSIAPKFLKGEAVEEEIKPPHSLSEDETIGIPTQYNVEVDGDMFEVKIMPTGFMEIEEAGDGNFHPVEGGVTSSMQGMVIKLNVNVGDKVTKGSTICVIEAMKMENDIQSEVDGVVEEIFVEPGDAVSAGDTLMVIK, from the coding sequence ATGGCGAAATTGAGATTTACAGAAACAGCACTTCGTGACGCTCACCAATCTCTACTTGCAACAAGGATGAGAACCAGAGACATGATTCCTATCGCTGAAGAAATGGATAAAGTCGGTTATTTTTCAGTAGAAGCTTGGGGTGGAGCTACTTTTGATACTTGTATTAGATATTTAAATGAAGACCCATGGGAAAGATTAAGACAATTAAAATCCGAATTTAATAAAACTCCTATTCAAATGCTTTTGAGAGGACAAAACTTAGTTGGTTACAAACACTATCCAGATGATGTTGTAACAAAATTCGTAGAAAAATCATATGAAAATGGTGTCGATATATTCAGAGTATTTGATGCTTTAAACGATATCAGAAATATGGAAAAAGCAATTAAAGTTGCTAAAGATCAAGGAGCTCATGTACAAGGTACATTAAGTTACACTATAAGTCCTGTACACACTATTGATGATTTTGTTGATTTAGCTAAAGAATTAGAAGCTCTTGATTGTGATTCTGTTGCAATTAAAGATATGGCTGGTTTAATCACTCCTGCAGCTGCTTATGAATTAGTATCAAAATTAAAAGAAGAAACTGATTTACTTGTAGATTTACACTGTCATTGTACCAGTGGTATGACTCCAATCAGTTATTATGCTGCTTGTCAAGCTGGAGTTGATATATTAGATACTTCCATTTCACCTCTTGCATGGGGAACAAGTCAACCACCTACAGAAAGTATGGTTGCTGCTCTTCAAGGAACTGAATTTGACACTGGTCTTGATTTAAAATTATTAACTTCTATTAAAGAATACTTCAAAGATATTAAAAAGAAATATTTAGGAATTTTAGATCCAATTTCCACAAGTATTGATGCTGATGTATTATTATATCAAATTCCTGGAGGAATGCTCTCAAATCTTATTTCCCAACTTAAAGAACAAAATGCACTTGACAGATACAATGATGTATTAGATGAAATGCCTCGTGTTAGAAAAGATATGGGATACCCACCTCTTGTAACTCCAACAAGCCAAATTGTTGGTATTCAATCTGTAATGAATGTTTTAGGTGGAGAAAGATACAAAACAGTATCTAACGAAGTTAAAGATTACATGAAAGGAATGTATGGTAAACCTCCTGCACCTGTTGATGAAGAAATCTCTAAAAAAATCATTGGTGATGAAGAAGTTATTACCTGCAGACCTGCAGACTTACTCGAACCTGAATTCGATAAATTCAAATCTGAAGGTATGGAAAAAGGATTCGTTAAAACTGATGAAGATGCATTAACCTATGCATTATATCCTTCAATTGCTCCTAAATTCCTCAAAGGAGAAGCAGTTGAAGAAGAAATCAAACCACCCCACTCCCTTAGTGAAGATGAAACTATTGGAATTCCAACTCAATATAATGTTGAAGTTGATGGGGACATGTTTGAAGTTAAAATCATGCCTACTGGATTTATGGAAATTGAAGAAGCAGGCGACGGTAATTTCCACCCTGTTGAAGGAGGAGTTACCTCTTCAATGCAAGGTATGGTAATTAAACTCAACGTTAATGTTGGAGATAAAGTCACAAAAGGATCTACTATCTGTGTTATCGAAGCTATGAAAATGGAAAACGATATCCAATCTGAAGTTGATGGTGTTGTAGAAGAAATTTTCGTAGAACCTGGAGATGCAGTTAGTGCTGGTGACACTTTAATGGTAATCAAATAG
- a CDS encoding inositol-3-phosphate synthase encodes MNKIKIAIVGLGNCASSLIQGIHYYDGKNPEDAIGLMHWDIGGYEPSDIEVVAAFDVDARKVGKTIDEAIFAKPNCTTVFQEDIPKYDAKVCMGHILDGVAPHMANYDDEYTFVVSDEEPVDVVEVLKESGAEILVNYLPVGSEEAARYYAQCALDAGVAYVNCMPVFIVSDDEWDAKFKAKGIPIVGDDIKAQIGATITHRTLASLFMDRGVKLDRTYQINTGGNTDFLNMLNRERLDSKKESKTEAVQSVLKERMDDRDIHIGPSDYVPWQKDNKLCFLRMEGRTFGDVPMEIELRLSVEDSPNSAGCVIDAVRCCKIGLERGIGGQLTSISSYTMKHPPIQYTDDEAFENVEKFISGDLER; translated from the coding sequence TTGAATAAAATTAAAATAGCAATTGTTGGATTAGGGAATTGTGCAAGTTCTCTTATTCAAGGAATACATTATTATGATGGCAAAAATCCCGAAGATGCAATAGGTCTTATGCATTGGGATATTGGAGGATATGAACCTAGTGACATTGAAGTTGTAGCTGCTTTTGATGTTGATGCAAGAAAAGTTGGAAAGACTATCGACGAAGCTATTTTTGCAAAGCCAAACTGTACAACTGTTTTCCAAGAAGATATTCCTAAATATGATGCTAAAGTATGTATGGGTCATATTTTAGATGGTGTTGCACCTCATATGGCTAATTATGATGATGAATACACTTTTGTTGTAAGTGATGAAGAGCCTGTTGATGTTGTTGAAGTCTTAAAAGAAAGTGGTGCAGAAATTTTAGTTAACTACTTGCCTGTAGGTTCAGAAGAAGCTGCAAGATATTATGCTCAATGTGCTCTTGATGCTGGTGTTGCATATGTTAACTGTATGCCTGTATTTATTGTAAGTGATGATGAATGGGATGCTAAATTCAAAGCTAAAGGAATTCCTATTGTAGGTGACGATATTAAAGCTCAAATCGGAGCTACTATTACTCACAGAACACTAGCTAGTTTATTCATGGATAGGGGTGTAAAATTAGACAGAACCTATCAAATCAATACAGGTGGAAACACTGACTTTTTAAACATGCTTAACCGTGAAAGATTAGACTCTAAAAAAGAATCCAAAACCGAAGCAGTTCAGTCTGTTTTAAAAGAAAGAATGGATGACAGGGATATTCACATTGGTCCTAGTGATTATGTCCCATGGCAAAAAGATAACAAATTATGTTTCCTCAGAATGGAAGGACGTACATTTGGTGATGTTCCAATGGAAATTGAACTCAGATTAAGTGTAGAAGACTCTCCAAACTCTGCAGGTTGTGTAATTGATGCAGTCAGATGTTGTAAAATTGGTTTAGAAAGAGGTATTGGTGGACAGTTAACTTCTATTTCATCATACACTATGAAACACCCTCCAATTCAATACACTGATGATGAAGCATTTGAAAATGTTGAAAAATTCATTTCCGGTGATTTGGAAAGATAA
- a CDS encoding UbiA family prenyltransferase: protein MNPYIEILRPGNALMGAISIILVALIDKTISIPVVLAMLAVFFETAAGNVINDYFDYKIDLINKPDRPIPSGRISLKNGRNYGYFLFFMGTVCGFFISYLTNNWIPFAIVLFADVVLYLYAYKLKSTPLLGNLTVGFMTGFGFVFGGFSINNPTIIMTSIFLGFFALVMTTAREIIKDIEDIEGDKADGARTLPILIGAKKPAILAAILIVVDSALCPLLYYYHVFGILYLPVIAIAVVLFIYSAIIILKSQEREVAAKASKNLKIGMLIAFVAFVFGSL, encoded by the coding sequence ATGAATCCATATATAGAAATCTTAAGACCTGGAAATGCATTAATGGGTGCAATATCCATCATTTTAGTTGCACTTATTGACAAAACAATCTCAATACCTGTAGTGCTTGCAATGCTTGCAGTATTTTTTGAAACTGCAGCTGGAAATGTGATTAACGACTATTTTGACTACAAAATTGACTTAATAAATAAACCTGATAGACCAATACCTTCTGGAAGAATATCTCTAAAAAACGGAAGAAACTATGGTTATTTTTTATTCTTTATGGGAACCGTGTGTGGGTTTTTTATAAGTTATCTTACAAACAATTGGATTCCATTTGCAATTGTATTATTTGCTGATGTAGTTCTTTATTTATACGCATACAAATTAAAATCAACTCCACTTCTTGGTAATTTAACAGTTGGATTTATGACAGGTTTTGGATTCGTATTTGGAGGATTTTCCATAAATAATCCAACTATAATAATGACTTCAATATTCCTTGGATTTTTCGCATTGGTTATGACAACTGCACGTGAAATCATAAAAGATATTGAAGATATTGAAGGAGACAAAGCAGATGGGGCAAGGACATTGCCTATTTTAATTGGTGCAAAAAAACCTGCAATACTTGCTGCTATCTTAATCGTGGTTGACAGCGCATTATGTCCATTATTATACTATTATCATGTATTTGGAATATTATACCTACCAGTAATAGCTATTGCAGTTGTATTATTCATTTATTCTGCAATAATCATATTAAAATCACAAGAAAGAGAAGTTGCTGCAAAAGCTTCTAAAAACTTAAAAATAGGAATGTTAATAGCATTTGTTGCATTTGTATTTGGATCATTATAA